Proteins encoded by one window of Carcharodon carcharias isolate sCarCar2 chromosome 30, sCarCar2.pri, whole genome shotgun sequence:
- the LOC121271365 gene encoding uncharacterized protein LOC121271365: protein MSQKEDLSEVTVSQTLSSWDIDRDKGPNQSARRLLSILLVSVLLLFLIIASLVCAFWLLIYPKLPTETRGTGNKFAVHLLANIGQNKTVTWSATPGLGWNYLGSGFHFENQELQTTRDGMYYVYAKLRVYCSVRKHCNETSPAKLSINYYNENNMNLSILSMNVPVSQEDQQTAAISYSVSWRSHLLTARVGSRSSTLGRRGSRTPQSTAAPFRLLGFVDS, encoded by the exons ATGTCACAGAAAGAGGATTTGAGCGAAGTGACCGTCAGTCAGACTCTGAGCAGCTGGGATATAGACCGAGACAAGGGACCGAACCAGAGTGCGCGCCGCTTGCTCTCAATCCTGCTCGTCTCCGTGCTGCTACTTTTCTTGATCATCGCTTCCCTTGTCTGCGCCTTTTGGCTCCTGATCTACCCCAAGTTGCCTACAGAGACCAGGGGCACTGGAAACAAA TTTGCTGTACACCTGTTAGCCAACATTG GTCAGAACAAGACTGTAACGTGGTCAGCAACCCCTGGGCTAGGATGGAACTATCTGGGCAGtggcttccactttgaaaatcaGGAGCTACAAACCACCAGGGATGGGATGTATTATGTGTATGCAAAGCTGAGAGTATACTGCTCTGTTCGAAAACATTGCAATGAAACTTCACCAGCCAAGTTAAGCATTAactattacaatgaaaacaataTGAACCTCTCTATATTGAGCATGAACGTGCCAGTTTCCCAGGAGGATCAACAGACGGCTGCCATCAGTTACTCAG tTTCTTGGAGGTCCCACCTACTAACTGCTAGAGTTGGCTCACGAAGCTCCACATTAGGACGTCGTGGTTCAAGGACTCCTCAGTCCACGGCAGCCCCATTTAGGCTTCTGGGGTTCGTTGACTCGTGA